The Flavobacterium commune genome contains a region encoding:
- a CDS encoding glutathione peroxidase, whose translation MKKIVLMACSAIFLFSTLAQAQNKKTKKVDTQSIYQFKVEKLDGETFDFSSLKGKKVLIVNTASKCGYTSQYEQLEAIYKQYKDKGFTIIGFPANNFNGQEPGTNKDIETFCKLNYGVTFPMMSKISVKGADMSPIYQFLTQKEKNGVKDSEVKWNFQKYLIDEKGHLVEVYFSKTKPDAPEIVNWIKQ comes from the coding sequence ATGAAAAAAATAGTATTGATGGCTTGTAGTGCCATATTTCTTTTTAGCACCTTAGCTCAGGCGCAAAACAAAAAAACAAAAAAAGTGGATACCCAAAGTATCTATCAATTTAAAGTTGAAAAATTGGATGGTGAAACTTTTGATTTTTCATCTTTAAAAGGAAAGAAAGTGTTGATTGTAAACACGGCTTCCAAATGTGGTTATACTTCACAATACGAGCAGCTAGAGGCGATTTATAAACAATACAAAGACAAAGGTTTTACAATTATTGGTTTTCCGGCGAATAATTTTAACGGACAAGAACCTGGAACCAATAAAGACATTGAGACTTTTTGTAAATTAAACTACGGAGTAACTTTCCCAATGATGTCTAAAATATCAGTAAAAGGAGCTGATATGAGTCCGATTTATCAGTTTTTAACCCAAAAAGAGAAAAACGGAGTTAAAGATTCGGAAGTGAAATGGAATTTCCAAAAGTATTTGATTGACGAAAAAGGACATTTGGTAGAAGTGTATTTTTCTAAAACCAAACCTGATGCTCCGGAAATTGTAAACTGGATCAAACAATAA
- a CDS encoding RNA polymerase sigma factor: protein MSQDELLVLIYKKDEKAFTYLYDMYAKSLFSVISVLVKNTEEAEDVLQEVFIKIWKNIESYNESKGRFYTWILNIARNTAIDKLRSKNFNNSQKNLSADNFVNLLEDSNKLVNKVDGIGIQEFIKRLKPKCIQIIDLLFFKGYTQQEAAEELEIPLGTVKTHNRNCINDLRNYLKV from the coding sequence ATGAGCCAGGACGAATTATTAGTTTTAATCTACAAAAAGGACGAAAAAGCCTTTACCTATCTTTATGATATGTATGCTAAAAGTCTCTTTTCGGTAATTAGTGTTCTTGTAAAGAATACAGAAGAAGCAGAAGATGTATTACAGGAAGTTTTTATCAAAATTTGGAAAAACATCGAGAGCTATAACGAAAGTAAAGGCCGTTTTTACACCTGGATACTCAATATTGCTCGTAATACAGCTATTGATAAATTACGTTCTAAAAACTTTAACAACAGTCAAAAAAACTTATCTGCTGATAATTTCGTAAATCTATTAGAAGACAGTAACAAACTGGTAAATAAAGTGGATGGAATTGGAATACAGGAATTCATTAAAAGGTTAAAACCAAAATGTATCCAAATAATAGATTTACTGTTTTTTAAAGGTTACACTCAACAAGAAGCTGCGGAGGAATTGGAAATCCCATTGGGGACAGTAAAAACGCACAACCGAAACTGTATTAATGATTTAAGAAACTATTTGAAAGTATAG
- a CDS encoding anti-sigma factor yields the protein MDAREYIESGILELYVYGSLTEAESAEVAAMAKKYPEINAEIIAIEKSVLALSSSFSPFQSAENYAKIKEKLGLNEAEVIPITSKKNWAAYIGWAAAILFLVGIGFQYNQLEQTNNEVVNAKIEKAKIEKERNELALKKAAIETNLAVIKDEKNTVVALAGQTVAPESSAKVYWNKETQVVYVDASGLPEPPKGMVYQVWALTLNPLTPTSIGLLDNFDKNDQRFFAVNNTGDAQAFGITLEPAGGSITPTMEQLYTLGKV from the coding sequence ATGGACGCAAGAGAATATATAGAATCAGGCATATTAGAACTTTATGTTTACGGCTCATTAACCGAAGCCGAAAGCGCAGAAGTAGCAGCAATGGCTAAAAAATACCCCGAAATTAATGCCGAAATTATAGCAATTGAAAAATCAGTTCTGGCATTATCATCGAGTTTTTCGCCATTCCAATCAGCAGAAAATTACGCTAAAATAAAAGAAAAACTAGGTTTAAATGAAGCCGAAGTAATACCAATAACTTCTAAGAAAAATTGGGCGGCATATATTGGTTGGGCCGCTGCAATACTATTTTTAGTGGGAATTGGTTTTCAATACAACCAATTGGAACAAACCAATAATGAAGTGGTAAACGCTAAAATTGAAAAGGCAAAAATTGAAAAAGAACGCAATGAGTTAGCTCTTAAAAAAGCAGCCATCGAAACTAATTTAGCCGTTATAAAAGACGAAAAAAATACTGTAGTTGCTCTTGCAGGTCAAACCGTTGCTCCGGAATCTTCGGCTAAAGTGTATTGGAACAAAGAAACTCAAGTGGTTTATGTGGATGCTTCCGGATTACCGGAACCACCTAAAGGCATGGTATATCAGGTTTGGGCTTTAACATTAAATCCTTTGACTCCTACAAGTATCGGATTGCTGGATAACTTTGACAAAAATGACCAACGCTTTTTTGCTGTCAACAATACAGGAGATGCTCAGGCATTTGGTATCACTTTAGAACCAGCCGGCGGAAGTATAACACCTACAATGGAACAATTGTATACTTTAGGAAAAGTATAA
- a CDS encoding tRNA-dihydrouridine synthase family protein, translated as MSYTLLSSPLQGFTDYRFRNAQNKYFGGIDTFYSPYIRLNGKLVVKSSYQRDLLPENNTDLEVIPQIITNDADEFLFVSKYVQELGYKELNWNLGCPYPMVTKSGMGSGLICQTEKINSILEKVHAESDIIVSMKMRLGYDNAEEILDVLPLLEKYPIKNIAIHARIGKQLYNGGVNLDGFQQCVDNTKLKLYYNGDITSVAQFHKMQKRFPTIDHWMIGRGLIADPFLPSMIKNNSSEYPSNKMELFSDFHDTLYAGYSESLSGATHILLKMHHLWEYFSVIFSNPHKVHKKIKKAKSIRNYEQAVREIIKEG; from the coding sequence ATGAGCTACACACTTCTTTCCTCTCCTCTTCAAGGATTTACCGATTATCGTTTTAGAAATGCCCAAAATAAATACTTTGGAGGGATTGATACATTTTATTCTCCTTACATTCGTTTAAACGGAAAACTCGTTGTTAAATCTTCTTATCAACGTGATTTACTTCCTGAAAATAATACAGACCTAGAAGTGATTCCGCAAATAATTACCAATGATGCTGACGAATTTTTATTTGTATCTAAATATGTTCAGGAATTAGGCTATAAGGAATTGAATTGGAATTTAGGTTGCCCCTATCCTATGGTTACCAAATCTGGAATGGGTTCCGGATTGATTTGCCAAACCGAAAAAATCAATAGTATTTTAGAAAAAGTACACGCCGAATCGGATATTATTGTATCGATGAAAATGCGTTTGGGATATGATAATGCCGAAGAAATTCTTGATGTTTTGCCGCTTTTAGAAAAATATCCCATTAAAAACATCGCTATTCATGCCCGCATTGGAAAACAATTGTACAATGGAGGAGTGAATTTAGACGGTTTCCAGCAATGTGTTGACAATACCAAACTCAAACTGTATTACAATGGCGATATTACCTCGGTAGCACAATTTCACAAAATGCAGAAACGCTTTCCTACCATAGACCATTGGATGATAGGTCGTGGTTTGATAGCCGATCCTTTTTTACCGAGTATGATTAAAAATAACAGCAGTGAATATCCATCTAACAAAATGGAATTGTTCAGCGATTTTCACGATACCTTATACGCCGGTTATAGCGAATCGCTATCGGGAGCAACTCATATTTTATTAAAAATGCACCATTTATGGGAGTATTTTTCGGTGATTTTTTCCAATCCTCACAAAGTACATAAAAAGATAAAAAAGGCTAAAAGCATTCGAAATTATGAGCAGGCGGTTAGGGAGATTATAAAGGAGGGGTAA
- the ccsA gene encoding cytochrome c biogenesis protein CcsA, with protein sequence MDKKIYAFLFSTRLMAFLFLAFAVAMAAGTFIESKYNTDTARIWVYNTWWFEGIMVFFMINFIGNIKRYQLLKKEKWATLLLHLAFIFILLGAFITRYISYEGMMPIRENATENQFYSDKTFLTVFVDGEYKGEMKRRVFEKSVLLSPVTNNDFAVAGQFADTPFEVKYKNFIMGAKEYVKPDANGTLYMKLVEAGSGGREEHFLKEGEVQNIHNVLFALNKPTDGAININFDGENYTIQTPFEGNFMRMADKLQGGVAKDKVQPLMMRSLYSIGDIRIVFPDPAVRGVIDYESNNDFKAKTHEDALVLTVKAEGQEKEVTVLGSKGKQGEPKTVKIGNIEYSLFYGSKAYILPFKIKLNDFIAQKYPGTEKSYSSFESKVTVLDSAEKPFDAQIYMNHVLDHKGYRFFQSSFDPDEKGTVLSVNHDFWGTNITYAGYFLLFFSLMAIMFTKHSRFADLKRKLEVVKEKKEKLIPILVLFLSFNGFAQMQDHDHDHEGHDHNHDHTEQEHNHAHTEPAKAGKMPVRVAPTEKQLDSLITKYKVSEKHAAQFGRLIIQDAGGRMKPINTFSSELLRKVSHANEYKGMNSDQVFLSMSQYAQLWIEVPLIYIKSGNDSIRKIIGIDAKAKYAPFIAFFDGQGNYKLSPYLEAAYKAANPNQFEKDFVETDKKVNLMESALSGTILKIFPIPNDPNNKWISINELSTAGLKGMDSTYTKSVLPLYFGSLTNAAVSGDYKNSDELLESLHGFQKKFGEKVLPSEDKVTLEILYNKYDVFQKLPYWYLSAAILMLLFTILKIFKERKALNYLVNGMHIFIGLLFALHTAGLIARWYISGHAPWSNAYESIVYVSWATMFFGLAFDIKSKLTVASSAFVTAMILMAAYMNWIDPEIANLQPVLNSYWLMIHVAVIVASYGPFALGMILGFVSLLLIFFTNEKNKVKMDLNIKEISYINEMALTIGLIMLTIGNFLGGQWANESWGRYWGWDPKETWALISIMVYAFVIHARFVPSLRGKWIFNLMSMFAFISILFTYYGVNFHLVGLHSYASGEAHSLNWIYYSMGGIALIGAITYPKYRKYYKK encoded by the coding sequence ATGGATAAAAAAATATACGCTTTTTTATTTTCTACCCGCTTAATGGCTTTTCTTTTTCTGGCTTTTGCAGTAGCAATGGCAGCAGGAACTTTCATCGAAAGTAAATACAATACCGATACAGCCCGAATTTGGGTTTATAACACCTGGTGGTTTGAAGGGATTATGGTGTTTTTTATGATTAATTTCATTGGAAACATCAAACGGTATCAGTTGTTAAAAAAGGAAAAATGGGCTACTTTATTGCTGCATTTGGCTTTTATATTTATTCTTTTAGGCGCTTTTATTACTCGTTACATCAGCTATGAAGGTATGATGCCTATTCGTGAAAATGCTACCGAAAACCAGTTTTATTCGGACAAAACATTTCTAACTGTTTTTGTCGATGGTGAGTACAAAGGCGAAATGAAACGTCGTGTTTTTGAAAAGTCTGTTTTGTTATCACCGGTTACCAATAATGATTTTGCTGTAGCAGGGCAATTCGCCGATACGCCATTTGAAGTAAAATACAAAAACTTCATCATGGGAGCAAAAGAATATGTGAAACCTGATGCCAACGGAACTTTGTACATGAAATTAGTCGAAGCCGGTTCGGGCGGACGTGAGGAACATTTCCTGAAAGAAGGCGAAGTACAAAATATTCACAATGTGCTTTTTGCTTTGAACAAACCTACTGATGGAGCTATCAATATTAACTTTGACGGTGAGAATTATACAATTCAAACGCCTTTTGAAGGAAACTTTATGCGTATGGCTGATAAGTTGCAAGGAGGAGTTGCTAAGGATAAAGTACAGCCGCTAATGATGCGTTCGTTGTACAGCATAGGCGATATTCGAATTGTTTTTCCGGATCCTGCTGTAAGAGGTGTGATTGACTACGAATCCAATAATGATTTTAAAGCTAAAACTCATGAAGATGCTTTGGTCTTGACTGTTAAAGCCGAAGGACAGGAAAAAGAAGTAACAGTTTTAGGTTCAAAAGGAAAACAGGGTGAGCCTAAAACAGTGAAAATTGGGAATATTGAATATTCATTATTCTACGGAAGTAAGGCTTATATTTTGCCTTTTAAAATTAAATTGAACGATTTTATTGCTCAAAAATACCCGGGAACGGAGAAAAGTTATTCTTCTTTTGAAAGTAAGGTAACGGTTTTGGATTCGGCAGAAAAACCATTTGATGCCCAAATTTATATGAATCATGTTTTAGACCATAAAGGCTATCGTTTTTTCCAGTCTTCTTTTGACCCGGATGAAAAAGGAACGGTACTTTCGGTAAACCACGATTTCTGGGGAACTAATATTACTTATGCGGGTTATTTCCTTTTGTTCTTTTCGTTAATGGCAATTATGTTTACTAAACATTCCCGTTTTGCTGATTTGAAACGAAAATTAGAAGTGGTTAAGGAGAAAAAAGAAAAATTGATTCCGATTTTAGTTTTGTTCTTAAGTTTTAATGGTTTTGCCCAAATGCAGGATCACGATCATGACCATGAAGGACACGACCACAATCACGATCATACAGAGCAGGAACACAATCACGCACATACCGAACCTGCAAAAGCTGGAAAAATGCCTGTGCGAGTGGCTCCAACTGAAAAACAACTGGATTCCTTAATCACAAAATACAAGGTTTCTGAAAAACACGCGGCTCAATTTGGTCGATTGATTATTCAGGATGCAGGTGGAAGAATGAAACCGATTAATACTTTTTCATCTGAATTGTTGCGAAAAGTAAGTCATGCTAACGAATACAAAGGCATGAACTCTGATCAGGTATTTTTGTCGATGTCACAATATGCGCAATTATGGATTGAAGTTCCTTTGATTTACATTAAAAGTGGCAATGACAGTATTCGAAAAATTATTGGTATTGATGCTAAAGCAAAATATGCGCCTTTTATTGCTTTTTTTGACGGACAGGGAAATTATAAATTATCCCCTTATTTGGAAGCGGCTTATAAGGCAGCAAATCCGAATCAGTTTGAAAAAGATTTTGTGGAAACAGATAAGAAAGTGAACTTAATGGAATCGGCATTGAGCGGGACTATTTTGAAAATTTTTCCAATTCCGAATGACCCGAATAATAAATGGATTTCTATTAATGAACTTTCAACAGCAGGCTTGAAAGGTATGGATTCTACATACACCAAAAGTGTTTTGCCATTGTATTTTGGTTCTTTAACCAATGCTGCTGTTTCAGGAGATTATAAAAATTCGGATGAATTATTAGAAAGTTTACATGGATTCCAAAAGAAATTTGGAGAAAAAGTATTGCCTTCGGAAGACAAAGTCACTTTAGAAATTTTATATAACAAATACGATGTTTTTCAAAAATTACCGTATTGGTATTTATCAGCGGCAATTTTGATGCTTTTATTCACCATTTTAAAAATATTTAAGGAAAGAAAAGCATTGAATTATTTGGTAAATGGTATGCATATTTTCATTGGATTGTTGTTTGCATTACATACCGCAGGATTAATTGCGCGTTGGTACATTTCAGGTCATGCGCCTTGGAGTAATGCTTACGAGTCGATTGTATATGTTTCCTGGGCAACCATGTTCTTTGGTTTGGCTTTTGACATTAAATCAAAATTAACCGTGGCTTCCTCTGCCTTTGTGACCGCTATGATTTTAATGGCTGCTTATATGAACTGGATTGACCCGGAAATTGCTAATCTGCAACCGGTGCTGAATTCGTATTGGTTAATGATTCACGTTGCGGTAATTGTGGCCAGTTATGGACCGTTTGCACTGGGAATGATTTTAGGATTTGTCTCGTTGTTGTTAATCTTTTTTACCAACGAAAAGAACAAAGTTAAGATGGATTTGAACATCAAGGAGATTAGTTATATTAACGAAATGGCATTAACCATAGGATTAATTATGTTGACTATTGGAAACTTCCTTGGTGGACAATGGGCTAATGAAAGTTGGGGACGTTACTGGGGTTGGGATCCAAAAGAAACCTGGGCATTAATTAGTATTATGGTCTATGCTTTTGTAATTCACGCTCGTTTTGTTCCTAGTTTAAGAGGAAAATGGATTTTCAATCTGATGAGTATGTTTGCTTTTATTTCGATTTTGTTTACCTATTATGGAGTGAATTTCCACTTAGTAGGATTGCATTCTTACGCAAGTGGAGAAGCGCATTCGCTCAACTGGATTTACTATTCAATGGGAGGAATTGCTTTAATAGGAGCGATTACTTATCCAAAATACAGAAAGTATTATAAGAAATAA
- a CDS encoding alpha/beta hydrolase has product MKKAFATAILFLVAGQLFAQKVKSISEKMNTSKEHYTFQLSDKVSRQKVSFKNRYGIILSGDLYLPKNAENQKLAALVISGAFGAVKQQSSGLYANQMAERGFIALAFDPSYTGESSGEPRNVASPDINTEDFSAAVDFLGLQKNVDRNKIGIIGICGFGGFALNATAIDKRVKAVATTSLYDMTRVMSKGYNDSVTLEQRTKTLEGLGEQRWKDAENVKPAYGTRNLPETLNGDEPQFVKEYFDYYRTPRGFHPNSVNSNGAWLITNAISFMNMPILSYVKEISPRPMLLIVGENAHSRYFSEDIFKVANEPKELLIIPNAVHVDLYDKVDVIPFDKLEQFFNENLK; this is encoded by the coding sequence ATGAAAAAAGCATTCGCAACCGCAATACTGTTTCTGGTAGCAGGACAATTATTTGCACAAAAAGTAAAATCAATTTCAGAAAAAATGAATACATCAAAAGAACATTATACTTTTCAATTAAGTGATAAAGTAAGCCGTCAAAAAGTATCATTCAAAAACCGTTACGGCATTATCTTAAGTGGAGATTTATACCTTCCTAAAAATGCAGAAAACCAAAAATTAGCAGCACTTGTTATCAGCGGAGCTTTTGGAGCAGTGAAGCAGCAATCGTCCGGATTGTATGCTAACCAAATGGCAGAACGTGGTTTTATAGCATTGGCTTTCGATCCATCTTATACAGGAGAAAGTAGCGGCGAACCAAGAAATGTAGCTTCACCAGACATCAATACCGAAGATTTTAGTGCTGCGGTCGATTTTTTGGGATTACAGAAAAATGTGGACAGAAACAAAATCGGAATCATCGGAATTTGTGGTTTTGGCGGTTTTGCTTTAAATGCAACAGCTATTGACAAAAGAGTGAAAGCCGTTGCTACGACAAGTTTGTATGATATGACCAGAGTAATGTCAAAAGGGTATAATGATTCGGTAACATTAGAACAGCGCACAAAAACATTGGAAGGATTGGGTGAGCAACGTTGGAAAGATGCCGAAAACGTAAAACCAGCCTACGGTACAAGAAATTTACCAGAAACCTTGAATGGTGATGAACCTCAATTTGTAAAAGAATATTTTGACTATTACAGAACTCCTCGTGGTTTTCATCCGAATTCTGTAAATTCAAATGGAGCTTGGTTAATTACAAATGCGATTTCATTTATGAATATGCCTATTTTAAGTTATGTAAAAGAAATTTCGCCAAGACCGATGCTTTTGATTGTAGGCGAAAATGCACATTCAAGATATTTTAGCGAAGACATTTTTAAAGTAGCAAATGAGCCAAAAGAACTACTAATTATTCCAAATGCAGTTCATGTTGATTTGTATGATAAAGTAGATGTGATTCCGTTTGATAAATTAGAGCAGTTTTTCAATGAGAATTTGAAATAA
- a CDS encoding SDR family oxidoreductase, whose protein sequence is MENNIKNKVVVITGASSGLGEAAAKHLAELGATVVLGARRFNKIEKLAKDIQEVGGKSLAISVDVTNLEQVKKMVDTAVQQFGRVDVIINNAGIMPLSPMDRINVAEWNTMIDVNIKGVLNGIAAVLPYMKEQKSGQIINTSSVAGHKIFNGSAVYSATKYAVRALTEGLRMEVKQYNIRTTIVCPGAVKTELLEHITEADIQQANKDYVGEVGISPDSFARVVAFAISQPEDVDINEIIFRPTAQEL, encoded by the coding sequence ATGGAAAATAACATCAAAAACAAAGTAGTTGTAATAACAGGAGCAAGCAGTGGTCTTGGTGAAGCTGCAGCGAAGCATTTGGCAGAACTTGGAGCAACTGTGGTACTTGGCGCAAGAAGATTCAATAAAATTGAAAAGCTGGCAAAAGATATTCAGGAAGTTGGAGGGAAATCTCTTGCTATTTCAGTGGATGTAACAAATTTGGAGCAGGTAAAAAAAATGGTTGATACGGCTGTTCAACAATTTGGACGTGTAGATGTCATAATTAACAATGCAGGTATAATGCCTTTGTCCCCAATGGACCGAATTAATGTTGCCGAGTGGAATACGATGATAGATGTTAACATAAAAGGTGTACTTAATGGAATTGCCGCAGTTCTCCCTTATATGAAAGAGCAAAAGTCAGGTCAGATTATCAACACTTCTTCTGTTGCAGGTCATAAAATATTTAACGGTTCTGCAGTCTATTCTGCTACAAAATATGCCGTTCGGGCATTGACGGAAGGTTTGCGTATGGAGGTCAAGCAGTATAATATACGTACAACGATTGTGTGTCCAGGTGCTGTTAAAACAGAGTTGCTCGAACATATTACCGAAGCAGACATTCAGCAAGCTAACAAAGATTATGTGGGAGAAGTAGGGATTAGTCCGGACAGTTTTGCACGTGTAGTTGCTTTCGCAATCAGCCAACCTGAAGATGTAGATATTAATGAAATCATATTTCGTCCAACAGCGCAGGAGCTTTAA
- a CDS encoding cyclophilin-like fold protein, with product MKLKSLITVIVVLFAFSFCTASCSNDDAASSAQNDENNTTENNVPMPSQNNGNDTTGGENTNLSTIKIKIRIGTAIFTATLYDNASANEFKARLPLTINMIELNGNEKYYNFSSPLPTNASVGGDIKVGDLTLYGNNVLVLFYKSFNTAYSYTKLGYVDNPTGLATALGNGNVVVKFENN from the coding sequence ATGAAACTGAAATCTTTAATAACTGTTATCGTTGTTCTTTTCGCTTTTTCTTTTTGTACCGCAAGTTGCAGTAATGATGATGCAGCATCATCAGCCCAAAACGATGAAAATAACACAACTGAAAATAATGTGCCAATGCCATCACAAAACAATGGGAACGATACAACTGGTGGTGAAAACACTAACCTTTCAACAATTAAAATTAAAATTAGAATCGGAACCGCAATTTTTACAGCAACATTGTATGATAATGCGAGTGCAAATGAATTTAAGGCAAGGCTTCCGCTTACCATAAACATGATCGAACTAAATGGAAATGAAAAATACTATAATTTTTCTAGTCCACTTCCAACAAATGCTTCGGTTGGTGGTGATATAAAAGTAGGTGATTTAACACTTTATGGAAATAATGTGTTGGTGCTTTTTTATAAAAGTTTCAACACGGCATACAGCTATACAAAACTTGGATATGTTGATAATCCTACCGGACTTGCTACTGCATTGGGTAACGGGAATGTGGTCGTAAAATTTGAAAATAATTAA
- a CDS encoding DapH/DapD/GlmU-related protein: MQAKTIFERLKNGEIISPTDNEAYKMREASFVTKKLLVKMNNASNPVEIRKFLSQITETEIDESVTVFTPLHINYGKHTKIGKNVFINFDSVFLDLGGITIEDNVLIAPKVSLLTEGHPTSIEDRHSLIPKPIYIKKNAWIGANSTILSGVTIGENAVVAAGAVVSEDVPDNTIVGGIPAKFIKNIKP, encoded by the coding sequence ATGCAAGCAAAAACAATATTTGAGCGATTAAAAAATGGAGAAATTATTTCGCCAACCGATAATGAAGCCTATAAAATGCGGGAAGCTTCTTTTGTTACCAAGAAATTATTGGTTAAGATGAATAACGCATCCAATCCGGTTGAAATCAGAAAATTTTTAAGCCAAATAACAGAGACTGAAATTGACGAAAGTGTAACCGTATTTACACCATTGCATATCAATTACGGAAAGCACACCAAAATTGGTAAAAATGTATTTATAAATTTTGATTCCGTTTTTCTGGATTTGGGCGGAATTACCATAGAAGATAATGTGTTGATAGCACCGAAAGTAAGTTTGCTAACCGAAGGACATCCAACCTCAATTGAAGACCGCCATTCTCTAATTCCAAAACCCATTTATATTAAAAAAAATGCTTGGATTGGTGCTAATTCGACCATTTTATCAGGTGTAACGATTGGCGAAAATGCCGTTGTAGCAGCGGGAGCTGTTGTCTCTGAAGATGTTCCCGATAATACTATAGTTGGTGGCATTCCAGCAAAATTTATTAAAAATATTAAACCTTAA
- a CDS encoding helix-turn-helix domain-containing protein produces MTPEETDKLKTIGYSGIFLSCYSDYSEKCIHATPEHVLVYLYSGEQVIEDRNEKIVLQSGECAFVRRDHRLKMYKNSKGEELYKGISLTFKRNVLREFYSKMDKAEIPKNIVLTDENVFKLKQTPAIESLFQSLNPYFDSNVKPTEGITHLKLLEGIYALLNSNELLYPILFDFAEPWKVDILEFLNENYQDELTMEQIASFTGRSLATFKRDFKKISNLTPQKWLIKKRLEVAYFKLKEEGKKVQDVYVEVGFKNPSHFSTAFKKQYGISPTEV; encoded by the coding sequence ATGACTCCAGAAGAAACAGATAAGTTGAAAACCATAGGTTATTCAGGTATATTTTTGTCTTGCTACTCCGATTATAGCGAAAAATGTATTCATGCGACTCCGGAACACGTATTGGTGTATTTGTACTCGGGTGAGCAAGTGATTGAAGACCGAAATGAAAAAATAGTTCTTCAGTCTGGTGAATGTGCTTTTGTCAGAAGAGATCATCGTTTGAAAATGTACAAAAACAGCAAGGGCGAAGAGTTGTACAAAGGCATTTCGTTGACTTTTAAAAGGAATGTTTTACGTGAGTTCTACAGTAAAATGGATAAGGCTGAAATCCCGAAGAATATTGTTCTTACAGATGAAAATGTTTTCAAACTAAAGCAAACTCCTGCAATAGAAAGTTTGTTTCAATCACTGAATCCTTATTTTGATAGCAATGTAAAACCAACCGAGGGCATAACGCATTTGAAATTGTTAGAAGGAATTTACGCCTTGTTAAACAGTAACGAGTTATTATATCCAATCCTTTTTGATTTTGCCGAACCATGGAAAGTAGATATTTTGGAATTTCTAAATGAAAATTATCAGGACGAACTAACAATGGAACAAATTGCATCCTTCACGGGAAGAAGTTTAGCAACCTTTAAAAGAGATTTTAAGAAAATAAGCAATCTTACTCCGCAAAAATGGCTAATCAAAAAACGTCTTGAAGTGGCCTATTTTAAACTAAAAGAAGAAGGTAAAAAAGTGCAGGATGTGTATGTGGAAGTGGGTTTTAAAAATCCGTCGCATTTTTCTACAGCCTTTAAAAAACAATATGGAATTTCGCCTACGGAAGTTTGA